A DNA window from Aphelocoma coerulescens isolate FSJ_1873_10779 chromosome 7, UR_Acoe_1.0, whole genome shotgun sequence contains the following coding sequences:
- the CYP27C1 gene encoding cytochrome P450 27C1 isoform X2, producing the protein MVAQVLRAEGRAPQRANMESWQEYRDLRGKATGLISAEGEQWLKMRSVLSQKILKPKDVAVYSEGVNEVITDLIKRIHSLRSQEEDGETVTNVNKLFFKYSMEGVATILYECRLGCLENNVPQQTVEYIEALELMFSMFKTTMYAGAIPKWLRPLIPKPWREFCRSWDGLFKFSQIHVDNKLKAIQSQLDQGEVVNGGLLTDLLGRKELTLEEIYANMTEMLLAGVDTTSFTLSWAIYLLAKHPEVQQRVYEEIVNKMRKDQVPVADDVPKLPLIRAVLKETLRLYPVLPGNGRVTQKDLIIGGYLIPKGTQLALCHYATSYSEENFSEANKFRPERWLRKDNLDRVDNFGSIPFGYGIRSCVGKRIAELEIHLALIQLLQNFEIKISSKTEPVHAKTHGLLTPGNSINVRFSDRK; encoded by the exons ATGGTTGCTCAAGTCCTCCGAGCAGAAGGCAGAGCACCACAAAGAGCCAACATGGAATCCTGGCAGGAGTACAGAGATTTACGGGGGAAAGCCACGGGGCTCATTTCTGC GGAGGGGGAGCAATGGCTAAAAATGAGAAGTGTACTGAGCCAAAAAATTCTGAAACCCAAAGATGTGGCTGTTTACTCTGAAGGAGTCAATGAAGTTATCACAGACTTAATTAAAAGAATCCACAGCCTCAGAAGTCAAGAGGAAGATGGAGAAACGGTGACCAATGTTAACAAACTTTTCTTCAAGTATTCAATGGAAG GTGTGGCGACTATTCTGTACGAATGTCGGTTGGGCTGCCTGGAAAACAACGTCCCACAGCAGACTGTTGAATATATTGAGGCTCTGGAATTGATGTTTAGCATGTTTAAGACCACTATGTATGCAGGTGCTATTCCCAAATGGCTTCGTCCACTTATTCCAAAACCCTGGAGAGAGTTCTGCAGATCCTGGGATGGACTCTTCAAATTTA GTCAAATCCATGTTGACAACAAATTGAAGGCTATTCAGTCTCAGCTTGACCAAGGAGAAGTAGTGAATGGTGGGCTACTTACAGACCTCCTAGGGCGTAAGGAACTTACTTTGGAAGAGATCTATGCCAACATGACTGAAATGCTTCTGGCAGGAGTGGACACA ACTTCTTTTACTTTGTCCTGGGCAATATACTTGTTGGCGAAGCACCCAGAGGTTCAGCAACGTGTTTATGAGGAAATAGTCAATAAGATGAGGAAAGATCAAGTTCCAGTTGCTGACGATGTCCCAAAATTGCCTTTGATTAGGGCTGTCCTGAAAGAAACCTTGAG GTTATATCCAGTATTGCCAGGaaatggaagagtgacccaaaAAGACTTGATCATTGGAGGATACTTGATACCTAAAGGG ACTCAACTGGCACTTTGCCATTATGCTACTTCATACAGTGAAGAAAATTTCTCAGAGGCGAATAAGTTCCGACCTGAGCGCTGGCTGAGAAAAGATAATTTGGACAGAGTAGACAACTTTGGCTCCATCCCCTTTGGTTATGGCATTCGAAGTTGTGTAGGAAAAAGAATTGCAGAGCTGGAAATCCATCTTGCACTGATTCAG CTACTTcagaattttgaaatcaagATTTCTTCCAAAACAGAACCAGTTCATGCCAAAACTCATGGACTTTTGACTCCTGGAAACTCCATCAATGTGAGATTTTCTGACAGAAAATGA
- the CYP27C1 gene encoding cytochrome P450 27C1 isoform X1, translated as MSFFTRVLTMKCKQTLECERTYFYQALLASSRFPGLSRLCSSQSLEMRSSPRPAAGNKGEGRGAELLEPPPRRLGRVKSLHEMPGPNTLYNLYEFFWKDGFGRIHEIQQKHTQEYGKIFKSRFGPQFVVSIADRDMVAQVLRAEGRAPQRANMESWQEYRDLRGKATGLISAEGEQWLKMRSVLSQKILKPKDVAVYSEGVNEVITDLIKRIHSLRSQEEDGETVTNVNKLFFKYSMEGVATILYECRLGCLENNVPQQTVEYIEALELMFSMFKTTMYAGAIPKWLRPLIPKPWREFCRSWDGLFKFSQIHVDNKLKAIQSQLDQGEVVNGGLLTDLLGRKELTLEEIYANMTEMLLAGVDTTSFTLSWAIYLLAKHPEVQQRVYEEIVNKMRKDQVPVADDVPKLPLIRAVLKETLRLYPVLPGNGRVTQKDLIIGGYLIPKGTQLALCHYATSYSEENFSEANKFRPERWLRKDNLDRVDNFGSIPFGYGIRSCVGKRIAELEIHLALIQLLQNFEIKISSKTEPVHAKTHGLLTPGNSINVRFSDRK; from the exons atgtctttctTCACCAGAGTTTTGACGATGAAATGCAAGCAGACGCTTGAATGTGAGAGGACTTACTTTTACCAGGCACTTTTAGCCAGCAGCAGGTTTCCCGGGCTGTCccggctctgcagcagccagtccCTGGAGATGAGGAGCAGCCCGCGGCCAGCGGCGGGGAACAAAGGCGAAGGGCGCGgagcggagctgctggagcctccCCCGCGCCGCCTGGGCAGGGTGAAGAGCCTGCACGAAATGCCCGGACCCAACACCCTCTATAACCTCTACGAGTTCTTCTGGAAGGACGGCTTCGGCCGCATTCATGAAATCCAG CAAAAGCACACTCAGGAATATGGAAAGATCTTCAAGTCTCGCTTTGGTCCCCAGTTTGTTGTATCCATTGCAGATCGAGACATGGTTGCTCAAGTCCTCCGAGCAGAAGGCAGAGCACCACAAAGAGCCAACATGGAATCCTGGCAGGAGTACAGAGATTTACGGGGGAAAGCCACGGGGCTCATTTCTGC GGAGGGGGAGCAATGGCTAAAAATGAGAAGTGTACTGAGCCAAAAAATTCTGAAACCCAAAGATGTGGCTGTTTACTCTGAAGGAGTCAATGAAGTTATCACAGACTTAATTAAAAGAATCCACAGCCTCAGAAGTCAAGAGGAAGATGGAGAAACGGTGACCAATGTTAACAAACTTTTCTTCAAGTATTCAATGGAAG GTGTGGCGACTATTCTGTACGAATGTCGGTTGGGCTGCCTGGAAAACAACGTCCCACAGCAGACTGTTGAATATATTGAGGCTCTGGAATTGATGTTTAGCATGTTTAAGACCACTATGTATGCAGGTGCTATTCCCAAATGGCTTCGTCCACTTATTCCAAAACCCTGGAGAGAGTTCTGCAGATCCTGGGATGGACTCTTCAAATTTA GTCAAATCCATGTTGACAACAAATTGAAGGCTATTCAGTCTCAGCTTGACCAAGGAGAAGTAGTGAATGGTGGGCTACTTACAGACCTCCTAGGGCGTAAGGAACTTACTTTGGAAGAGATCTATGCCAACATGACTGAAATGCTTCTGGCAGGAGTGGACACA ACTTCTTTTACTTTGTCCTGGGCAATATACTTGTTGGCGAAGCACCCAGAGGTTCAGCAACGTGTTTATGAGGAAATAGTCAATAAGATGAGGAAAGATCAAGTTCCAGTTGCTGACGATGTCCCAAAATTGCCTTTGATTAGGGCTGTCCTGAAAGAAACCTTGAG GTTATATCCAGTATTGCCAGGaaatggaagagtgacccaaaAAGACTTGATCATTGGAGGATACTTGATACCTAAAGGG ACTCAACTGGCACTTTGCCATTATGCTACTTCATACAGTGAAGAAAATTTCTCAGAGGCGAATAAGTTCCGACCTGAGCGCTGGCTGAGAAAAGATAATTTGGACAGAGTAGACAACTTTGGCTCCATCCCCTTTGGTTATGGCATTCGAAGTTGTGTAGGAAAAAGAATTGCAGAGCTGGAAATCCATCTTGCACTGATTCAG CTACTTcagaattttgaaatcaagATTTCTTCCAAAACAGAACCAGTTCATGCCAAAACTCATGGACTTTTGACTCCTGGAAACTCCATCAATGTGAGATTTTCTGACAGAAAATGA